The proteins below are encoded in one region of Phyllopteryx taeniolatus isolate TA_2022b chromosome 11, UOR_Ptae_1.2, whole genome shotgun sequence:
- the etaa1b gene encoding uncharacterized protein etaa1b: MSEPRTLSTATVSPPPSPCASKVCHGKSQNNGAAKKDADVSLATVSKELQSPQRRGYSRSFGLNHGDSPGDVDPSQDIVWDSRSPTNPGRELKNVRTVEISDIVNRIAPKDTKPRGPRSPLWQWISDSPAPATPKVPKARVRKKSFRQSSVEDLIKLARQFDENMQQDKEDLDQLNADNETKNKINKTLRETSSLNQTEAELRALFDSSTQKVSGGLSQVSSKSSQDKSQTNKSSPGPEKVEESRSKCADFDDDDWENDDMLNDPSLLALMQNPDRPVPDSGPVRNSPQSGLRDLCPKVKRATRSTFKLEPNPHFQTSVQETSKKNISDCKWDDVDDDDALFYQACDSVERLSQPIKTATTPLPIRRTSPGNRKSPRTFTRSNSLPSGATWVRRGWNAPVSKSLPAGGRATAALEPSQAAFKRSVCHAAANGNKVFVSGQMAGKCSAAEIERKKQEALARRRQRLQNTQKQ, translated from the exons ATGTCCGAGCCGAGGACGCTCTCAACTGCTACCGTTTCGCCGCCGCCGTCTCCGTGTGCGTCCAAAGTTTGTCACGGTAAAAGTCAGAACAACGGCGCGGCCAAGAAGGACGCCGACGTGTCGTTAGCGACCGTCAGTAAAG AGCTGCAGAGTCCCCAGCGCCGAGGCTACAGCAGATCCTTTGGACTCAACCACGGAGACTCTCCTGGCGACGTGGATCCTTCTCAAGACATCGTTTGGGATTCCAGGTCACCCACTAACCCTG GGCGGGAGCTGAAGAATGTCAGAACGGTGGAAATATCCGACATCGTCAACCGCATCGCGCCGAAG GACACGAAACCACGAGGGCCGCGGTCGCCTTTGTGGCAGTGGATCAGCGACAGCCCCGCGCCCGCCACGCCCAAGGTGCCCAAAGCCAGAGTGAGGAAGAAGTCCTTTCG GCAGAGCAGCGTGGAGGACCTGATCAAACTGGCCCGGCAGTTTGACGAGAACATGCAGCAGGACAAGGAGGACTTGGACCAGCTAAACGCCGACAAtgaaacaaagaacaaaatcaacaaaacacTAAGAGAGACGTCGTCGCTGAACCAAACCGAGGCCGAGCTGCGAGCGCTTTTCGACTCGTCCACGCAGAAGGTCAGCGGCGGCCTCAGCCAGGTCTCCTCTAAATCTTCCCAGGACAAAAGCCAGACCAACAAGTCCAGTCCCGGTCCCGAGAAAGTCGAGGAGTCGAGGAGCAAGTGCGCCGACTTTGACGACGACGACTGGGAAAATGACGACATGCTCAACGATCCGTCTTTGCTGGCCCTGATGCAGAACCCCGACCGGCCCGTCCCGGATTCCGGCCCGGTCCGGAATTCTCCTCAAAGTGGCCTGCGGGACTTGTGTCCCAAAGTTAAGCGCGCCACCAGAAGCACTTTCAAGTTGGAGCCCAACCCTCACTTCCAAACGTCTGTTCAAGAAACGTCCAAGAAAAATATTTCCGACTGTAAATGGGACGACgtggacgacgacgacgcgcTCTTCTACCAGGCGTGCGACAGCGTGGAGAGGCTCTCCCAACCCATCAAGACCGCCACCACGCCTCTGCCAATCCGCCGAACATCGCCCGGCAACAGGAAGTCACCTCGCACCTTCACGCGTTCCAATTCCTTACCGAGCGGCGCAACGTGGGTCCGCCGAGGTTGGAACGCTCCGGTGTCCAAGAGCCTCCCGGCGGGAGGCCGCGCGACGGCCGCGCTGGAACCTTCGCAGGCCGCCTTCAAGAGGAGCGTGTGCCACGCGGCGGCGAACGGCAACAAAG TGTTTGTCTCCGGCCAGATGGCGGGGAAGTGCTCGGCGGCCGAAATCGAACGCAAGAAGCAGGAAGCTTTGGCCAGGAGGCGGCAGAGGCTGcagaacacacagaaacaataa